A window from Leptothermofonsia sichuanensis E412 encodes these proteins:
- a CDS encoding MerR family transcriptional regulator, which translates to MSTLQQLANHQPHWSLDEFVEVLNSLLPQFLPVQKTRGRVREVVTPRLVRYYTSQNLVDEPLKVGREARYTYRHLLQMLLVRRLLAEGYGTSAIQPLISGKPDSELESLLQGGAQLTVETTNPALAFLQQVQQRQAQAAPSRPDFYAPAASAPVPGSEAVQEADRLPPGMPGVPPAQWIRLEILPGLEIHVRDDFQLPVSPQEEANLLQLLARQLTHFLTQRRSPK; encoded by the coding sequence ATGAGCACTCTCCAACAGTTGGCAAACCACCAGCCTCACTGGTCTTTAGACGAATTTGTTGAGGTGCTAAATTCCCTGTTACCTCAGTTTCTGCCGGTTCAAAAAACACGGGGGCGAGTGCGGGAAGTCGTTACCCCTCGTTTGGTGCGCTACTACACCAGTCAAAATCTGGTGGATGAACCCCTCAAAGTTGGGCGTGAAGCCCGCTACACCTATCGCCATCTGCTGCAAATGTTATTAGTGCGACGGCTGCTGGCTGAGGGTTATGGAACCAGTGCGATTCAGCCCCTGATCAGCGGCAAGCCTGATTCAGAACTGGAGTCCCTGCTTCAGGGCGGGGCGCAACTGACGGTAGAAACCACCAATCCTGCCCTGGCTTTTCTGCAACAGGTGCAGCAACGCCAGGCCCAGGCTGCGCCGTCTCGCCCTGATTTTTATGCTCCAGCGGCATCTGCCCCAGTCCCAGGTTCTGAGGCGGTTCAAGAAGCAGACAGGCTGCCCCCAGGGATGCCCGGTGTTCCCCCAGCCCAATGGATTCGCCTGGAAATTTTGCCCGGTTTGGAAATACATGTGCGGGATGACTTTCAGTTACCCGTCAGCCCTCAGGAAGAGGCAAACCTCTTACAGCTTCTTGCCCGTCAGCTCACTCACTTTCTGACTCAACGGAGATCACCTAAATGA
- a CDS encoding vWA domain-containing protein: MTQPQLNFIPLRAAVCSESSTTLDLIVQITPPAPEHQPNRPPINLGLVIDRSGSMSSANKIDYARQAASYAVQQLQGSDRASVVIFDDVIEVLVPTTPVLDKLSITRRIDRIQPRGSTNLHGGWLEGGVQVSHHLKPSQLNRVIVLSDGLANVGETNPDVISSDVHGLAQRGVSTSTMGLGDDYNEDLLEAMAASGDGNYYYIESPDQLPDIFQTELQGLMATCGRKVSLGIQPANGVELLDVFNDLEKTPHGNYQLPNLIMGNSFQVVLRLKVPPMQDSKPLCQFRLAWDSPDTEARQVLRVPYQLPVVNKATLEEFPFNPEVQQQVAQLIAARAKQEATRYADAADLASARQSLDQAKMALAQAPACASLDLELAAIDDLAADLDAQDLRGFRKSAKYEAYLRSRGASQKNYEAYQQKRQSQRRSPKSERS; the protein is encoded by the coding sequence ATGACTCAGCCTCAACTCAACTTTATCCCCTTGCGAGCGGCTGTCTGCTCTGAAAGCAGCACCACCCTGGATCTGATTGTGCAGATTACGCCGCCTGCCCCCGAACATCAGCCCAACCGCCCACCGATTAACCTGGGTCTGGTGATTGACCGCTCTGGCTCAATGTCCAGTGCCAACAAAATTGACTATGCCCGTCAGGCGGCAAGCTATGCGGTGCAGCAACTCCAGGGGAGCGATCGCGCCAGTGTCGTCATCTTTGATGATGTCATTGAAGTGCTGGTACCCACAACGCCTGTGCTGGATAAACTCTCCATCACCCGTCGAATCGACCGGATTCAACCCCGCGGTTCGACCAATCTGCATGGAGGCTGGTTAGAGGGAGGGGTGCAGGTCAGCCATCACCTCAAGCCCTCCCAGTTAAACCGGGTGATTGTGCTGTCCGATGGTCTGGCTAATGTAGGCGAAACCAACCCGGATGTCATTTCCTCAGATGTACACGGTCTGGCTCAGCGGGGAGTCAGTACTTCCACGATGGGACTGGGGGATGACTACAACGAAGATTTGTTAGAAGCGATGGCCGCCAGTGGCGATGGCAACTACTACTACATCGAATCCCCTGACCAGTTGCCGGATATTTTTCAAACCGAGTTACAGGGGTTAATGGCCACCTGTGGGCGTAAGGTCAGCCTGGGAATTCAACCAGCCAATGGTGTTGAGCTGCTGGATGTGTTTAATGACCTGGAAAAGACACCCCATGGCAATTATCAGCTTCCAAATCTGATTATGGGAAATTCCTTTCAGGTGGTGTTACGACTGAAAGTGCCGCCCATGCAAGACTCCAAGCCGCTGTGCCAGTTTCGGTTGGCCTGGGATAGCCCTGATACCGAAGCCCGGCAGGTGTTGCGGGTGCCCTATCAACTCCCGGTTGTCAACAAAGCCACTCTGGAAGAGTTTCCCTTTAATCCGGAAGTGCAGCAGCAGGTTGCCCAGCTAATCGCAGCCCGCGCCAAACAGGAGGCAACCCGCTATGCTGATGCCGCCGATTTAGCCAGCGCCCGCCAGAGTTTAGACCAGGCTAAAATGGCGCTGGCCCAGGCACCGGCCTGTGCTTCCCTGGATTTAGAACTGGCGGCCATTGATGATCTGGCGGCAGATCTGGATGCCCAGGATCTGAGGGGTTTCCGTAAATCAGCGAAATACGAAGCTTACTTGAGATCGCGGGGGGCTTCTCAAAAAAATTACGAAGCCTACCAGCAGAAGAGACAGTCACAGCGGCGATCGCCCAAATCCGAGCGTTCCTAG
- a CDS encoding AAA family ATPase, with the protein MTLGITIGKFYPFHLGHHYLIQQAKAAVDHLVVLVGYKPTQTIPGTVRANWIRCLHPDVEVIEVLEDIPDAPEPWAERALTILQGRQPDLVFTSESYGEAWATLMRATHRAIDPQRKHFPISGTQLRQDLSAHWQMLAPSAKAYFAKRICVIGVESSGTTTLAQALAQYYQTVWVPEYGRWYWEGRRYTPHAEQWDTYEFVQIAKGQAGWEDDLAMRANRLLICDTDSLATHVWHRRYIGTYSRVVEQVADARHYDLYILTAPDFAFVQDGTRDGEHIRLEMHQWFIQVLNQKGKRYITVEGSHQARMGDAIAAIDSCLTFPVLDIP; encoded by the coding sequence ATGACCTTGGGCATTACGATTGGTAAGTTCTACCCATTCCATTTGGGACATCACTACCTGATTCAGCAGGCAAAGGCAGCGGTTGATCATCTTGTGGTGCTGGTGGGGTACAAACCAACCCAGACGATTCCCGGCACGGTCCGCGCCAATTGGATTCGCTGCCTGCATCCGGATGTTGAAGTGATTGAGGTGCTGGAGGATATTCCTGATGCACCTGAACCCTGGGCAGAACGAGCATTAACCATTTTGCAGGGACGACAACCGGATCTGGTCTTTACTTCTGAGTCCTATGGGGAAGCCTGGGCAACCTTGATGAGGGCAACCCATCGTGCGATCGACCCCCAACGCAAACACTTTCCAATTTCTGGAACTCAATTGCGGCAGGATCTCTCAGCTCACTGGCAGATGTTAGCACCCTCTGCCAAGGCGTATTTTGCCAAACGGATTTGTGTGATTGGTGTGGAATCCAGCGGCACAACGACCTTAGCCCAGGCTCTGGCGCAGTATTATCAAACTGTATGGGTACCCGAATATGGGCGATGGTACTGGGAAGGGAGACGCTACACTCCTCATGCAGAACAGTGGGATACCTATGAGTTTGTGCAAATTGCAAAAGGGCAGGCTGGCTGGGAGGATGACCTGGCAATGCGGGCGAATCGGTTGCTGATTTGTGATACCGATTCCCTTGCCACCCATGTCTGGCACCGGCGATACATCGGAACCTATTCCAGAGTGGTGGAACAGGTTGCCGATGCACGCCACTACGACCTGTATATTTTGACGGCTCCTGATTTTGCCTTTGTGCAGGATGGCACCCGCGACGGTGAGCACATTCGACTGGAGATGCACCAGTGGTTCATTCAGGTGCTGAATCAGAAGGGTAAACGGTACATCACGGTGGAAGGTTCCCATCAGGCACGCATGGGTGATGCGATCGCGGCAATTGATTCCTGCTTGACGTTTCCAGTCCTGGACATCCCATAA